The Miscanthus floridulus cultivar M001 chromosome 17, ASM1932011v1, whole genome shotgun sequence genome has a window encoding:
- the LOC136517680 gene encoding glutaredoxin-C7-like, with translation MQGGGGVSCAVAGEAPTPSRAPHHHRVGAGGRLGLTIDPAGGDDGEAPAERIGRLVRESPVVIFARRGCCMCHVMRQLLQAVGAYATVIELEEAAEEAAASAAAAAAVPALFVGGSPVGGLDGLMGLHLSGLLVPRLREVGALCG, from the coding sequence ATGCAGGGAGGCGGCGGCGTGAGCTGCGCGGTGGCCGGCGAGGCGCCGACGCCCAGCCGCGCGCCGCACCACCACCGCGTGGGCGCCGGCGGGCGCCTGGGCCTGACCATCGACCCGGCGGGCGGCGACGACGGGGAGGCCCCCGCGGAGCGGATCGGGCGGCTGGTCCGCGAGAGCCCCGTGGTGATCTTCGCCCGGCGCGGGTGCTGCATGTGCCACGTGATGCGGCAGCTGCTGCAGGCCGTGGGCGCGTACGCGACGGTGATCGAGCTGGAGGAGGCCGCCGAGGAGGCCGCGgcgtcggccgccgccgccgccgctgtcccCGCGCTGTTCGTGGGCGGCTCGCCCGTCGGCGGGCTGGACGGCCTCATGGGGCTCCACCTCAGCGGCCTCCTGGTCCCGCGGCTCCGGGAGGTCGGCGCGCTCTGCGGCTAG